A genomic region of Exiguobacterium oxidotolerans JCM 12280 contains the following coding sequences:
- a CDS encoding cysteine hydrolase family protein — MRALIVIDYTFDFVADEGKLTCGKPGQLIEGRIASLMDEFSTNDYVVIANDLHEEGDTFHPETVLFPPHNIRGTHGRDLFGQVAEMARVADHVIDKTRYSAFAGTDLDLRLRERHITEVHLVGVCTDICILHTAVDAYNLGYKIVVHADAVASFNAAGHDWALTHFKQSIGAEVVGE, encoded by the coding sequence ATGCGCGCTCTTATCGTTATTGATTATACGTTTGATTTCGTCGCCGATGAAGGTAAGCTGACTTGCGGAAAACCGGGTCAACTCATCGAAGGACGCATCGCATCGCTCATGGATGAATTTTCGACGAACGACTATGTCGTCATTGCAAACGACCTTCATGAAGAAGGCGACACATTCCATCCGGAAACCGTCCTCTTCCCGCCTCATAATATTCGAGGAACACACGGACGGGACTTATTCGGACAGGTCGCAGAGATGGCACGTGTTGCGGATCATGTCATCGACAAGACGCGTTATAGCGCCTTTGCTGGGACGGACCTAGATTTACGTCTTCGTGAACGGCATATCACAGAAGTTCACCTCGTCGGCGTTTGTACAGACATCTGCATCTTGCACACCGCTGTCGACGCGTACAATCTCGGCTATAAAATCGTCGTCCATGCTGACGCCGTCGCCAGTTTCAATGCGGCCGGTCACGACTGGGCACTCACACACTTTAAACAATCGATCGGCGCAGAAGTCGTCGGCGAATAA